A stretch of the Rhodothermales bacterium genome encodes the following:
- a CDS encoding DUF192 domain-containing protein encodes MRLRDGHVAARFLNILFAAALVTSGCGGKADEASDVNREIPFTPEGVLDIWRADSSLVTRLVIELAESDQEQAQGLMYRRSLPERGGMLFVSPEPSMRSFWMRNTPLPLDIIFLDDSLRVVNIVKRTTPYSEEHILSTAPAQYVLEVRAGMSDRWGVDSTAYVTWERRDFSTANP; translated from the coding sequence ATGCGACTCCGTGACGGCCACGTTGCTGCCCGATTCCTGAACATCCTTTTCGCGGCCGCGCTGGTGACCAGCGGATGTGGCGGCAAGGCCGACGAAGCGTCCGACGTGAATCGCGAAATCCCGTTCACGCCCGAAGGCGTCCTGGACATCTGGCGGGCGGACAGTTCGCTGGTGACGCGTCTGGTGATCGAGCTGGCGGAGAGCGATCAGGAGCAGGCCCAGGGATTGATGTACCGGCGGTCCCTTCCGGAACGCGGCGGGATGTTGTTCGTCAGCCCCGAACCGTCCATGCGGTCCTTCTGGATGCGAAATACGCCCCTGCCTCTCGACATCATTTTCCTTGACGATTCGCTTCGTGTCGTCAACATCGTCAAACGAACGACCCCCTATTCGGAAGAACACATTCTGTCCACGGCGCCAGCCCAATACGTACTGGAGGTCCGCGCCGGCATGAGTGACCGATGGGGCGTCGACAGCACGGCCTACGTCACCTGGGAGCGGCGGGACTTCAGTACCGCGAATCCCTGA
- the hemW gene encoding radical SAM family heme chaperone HemW, which yields MAGLYLHIPFCTQRCVYCDFYFVTTARSTAPFVRALEQEIRLYGHQYADQEPLETIYFGGGTPSLLPVDDIVRILKTIHASFDTSNVQEITLELNPEDGTPEYLEGILSAGVNRLSIGVQSFFDADLTFMNRAHNAAAAKEVIHSVQKAGFGTFSADLIFGLPDQPVEYWSANLEIAAGLDIPHLSTYSLTIEKGTPLHKQMARGLVSESPEAVYNDRYLFAMEFLKDRGYEHYEISSFARDGHRAVHNHRYWDHANYIGCGPSAHSFWWKGLPALRWSNVRNVKQYEALLMQHVAPLDQREQLGLDALADEHVMLRLRTGDGLDLGELESRYGVDLLVEKVQELADLEGSGLILPIRNNRVRLTDLGKTVCDSVTATLLPDS from the coding sequence TTGGCCGGACTCTACCTGCATATCCCATTCTGCACGCAACGATGCGTGTACTGCGATTTCTATTTCGTCACCACGGCGCGATCGACCGCACCGTTCGTCCGCGCACTTGAGCAGGAGATCCGGCTGTATGGCCACCAGTATGCCGACCAGGAACCCCTTGAAACCATCTATTTCGGGGGCGGCACGCCATCGTTGCTCCCGGTGGACGATATCGTGCGGATCCTCAAGACCATCCATGCGTCATTCGACACGTCCAACGTTCAGGAAATCACGCTCGAACTGAACCCGGAAGATGGCACCCCGGAGTACCTGGAGGGCATCCTTTCGGCGGGGGTCAACCGGTTGTCCATCGGGGTCCAATCCTTTTTCGATGCGGATCTCACGTTCATGAACCGTGCGCACAATGCCGCGGCCGCCAAGGAGGTCATCCACAGCGTCCAAAAAGCGGGATTCGGCACCTTCAGCGCCGATCTGATATTCGGACTGCCGGATCAGCCGGTGGAATACTGGTCAGCCAACCTCGAGATCGCTGCCGGCCTGGACATCCCCCACCTGTCCACGTACAGTCTTACGATCGAGAAGGGCACGCCCCTCCACAAACAGATGGCCCGTGGACTGGTGAGTGAAAGTCCGGAAGCGGTATACAACGACCGGTACCTGTTCGCGATGGAATTCCTCAAGGATCGTGGATATGAACACTATGAGATATCGTCCTTCGCCCGGGACGGCCATCGGGCCGTCCACAACCACCGCTATTGGGATCACGCCAATTACATAGGGTGCGGCCCCTCTGCCCACTCCTTCTGGTGGAAAGGGTTACCGGCCCTGCGGTGGTCGAATGTGCGGAACGTGAAGCAATATGAAGCCCTGCTCATGCAACATGTCGCCCCGCTCGACCAGAGGGAACAGCTCGGCCTCGACGCCCTCGCGGACGAACACGTCATGCTCCGGCTGCGAACGGGCGACGGTCTGGACCTCGGCGAACTCGAATCCCGGTATGGCGTTGATCTGCTCGTCGAAAAAGTACAGGAGCTTGCCGATCTTGAAGGATCGGGTCTCATCCTGCCCATCCGAAACAACCGCGTCCGTCTTACTGATCTTGGCAAAACCGTATGCGACTCCGTGACGGCCACGTTGCTGCCCGATTCCTGA
- a CDS encoding electron transfer flavoprotein subunit beta/FixA family protein translates to MKFCVCIKQVPDVQANVQTGRMVLNAYDASAVEAALVLTEKYGGEVDVVLIGPDSAKETIRKALAMGAASATHYVTSENLDSWALSALLADHVRSGSWDVVLAGKQSQDTDSGLTGSMLAERLGWVYATNAVGLDMEDTHLLVTRQGDSGQEILSMPSPCLVTCSNDMNNPRIPSLKGIMAAKKKSIHERVPASLPESRVKTGAVRPPEPREPGRLLEGEPADMVAELVTRLRNEAGVLQ, encoded by the coding sequence ATGAAATTTTGTGTTTGCATCAAACAGGTCCCGGACGTGCAGGCGAACGTCCAGACCGGCCGGATGGTCCTGAATGCGTATGACGCATCGGCGGTCGAAGCGGCCCTCGTCCTGACGGAAAAATACGGAGGCGAGGTGGACGTGGTGCTCATAGGGCCGGACAGTGCGAAGGAAACCATCCGCAAGGCGTTGGCCATGGGCGCAGCGTCCGCCACGCACTATGTCACGTCAGAGAACCTGGACTCCTGGGCGCTGTCTGCTCTGTTGGCCGACCACGTCCGGTCCGGCAGCTGGGATGTGGTTCTTGCAGGAAAGCAGTCCCAGGACACGGACTCCGGGTTGACGGGTTCCATGCTGGCCGAACGGCTCGGTTGGGTGTATGCCACCAACGCCGTTGGACTGGACATGGAGGACACCCATCTTCTGGTCACCCGGCAGGGGGATTCAGGCCAGGAAATCCTGTCCATGCCCAGCCCGTGCCTGGTTACGTGCTCGAACGACATGAACAACCCGCGGATACCTTCACTCAAAGGGATCATGGCGGCCAAGAAGAAAAGCATTCACGAGCGTGTGCCCGCGTCCCTTCCGGAGTCCCGCGTCAAGACGGGCGCGGTCCGTCCGCCGGAACCCCGGGAACCCGGACGCCTGTTGGAAGGGGAACCCGCCGACATGGTCGCGGAACTGGTGACGCGTCTGCGGAACGAAGCCGGTGTGCTGCAATAA
- a CDS encoding electron transfer flavoprotein subunit alpha/FixB family protein: MNGILVVAAVQDGRIKRSSLEVLSRARVVAADLGVACDAVVLHPDAAGFAAELHEYGASTVFAVSNPIFSTHVNTPVLAGLEAAIARVSPRVVAAASTEAVKDVLGALAVRVDAAVLPDVASFSASADAVTGERPVMAAKMMAETSTTHPRVLVTVRSGSYEATKAPVQGTVQEVDFAFNDDSLVQTLKEVVRSATDTVDLSEASVVVAAGRGVRDETGRQLVQDLASTLGAAIGASRAVVETGLFPATAQIGQTGKVVSPDLYFAIGISGAIQHAAGMLNSRVIVAVNKDPDAAIFQYAAYGLVGDLFKILPLLDAELKSVVGS, from the coding sequence ATGAACGGTATTCTGGTGGTGGCCGCGGTGCAGGACGGCCGAATCAAACGGTCCAGTCTGGAAGTCCTGTCGCGAGCCCGTGTGGTGGCCGCTGACTTGGGCGTAGCCTGCGACGCGGTCGTGTTGCATCCGGATGCAGCCGGTTTTGCCGCTGAATTGCACGAGTATGGTGCGTCCACGGTATTTGCCGTGTCGAACCCGATATTCTCGACCCATGTCAATACGCCCGTATTGGCGGGACTTGAGGCCGCAATTGCCCGGGTATCCCCTCGTGTCGTGGCCGCAGCCAGTACAGAGGCGGTGAAAGATGTCCTGGGGGCGCTCGCCGTCCGTGTGGACGCCGCGGTCCTGCCCGACGTGGCGTCCTTCTCCGCTTCGGCCGACGCTGTCACGGGCGAGCGCCCCGTAATGGCCGCAAAGATGATGGCAGAAACGTCCACTACGCATCCGCGGGTCCTCGTGACCGTGCGATCCGGATCGTACGAGGCCACCAAGGCCCCCGTGCAAGGCACCGTGCAGGAGGTGGACTTCGCGTTCAATGACGACAGTCTGGTCCAGACGCTGAAGGAGGTGGTTCGCTCGGCGACCGATACGGTCGACCTGTCGGAGGCCTCCGTCGTGGTGGCCGCCGGACGGGGCGTGCGTGACGAGACCGGTCGGCAGTTGGTCCAGGATCTGGCATCTACGCTGGGTGCCGCCATCGGCGCATCGCGTGCCGTGGTGGAGACCGGGCTGTTCCCGGCGACGGCACAGATCGGTCAAACGGGCAAAGTCGTATCTCCCGATCTGTATTTTGCCATCGGAATATCCGGCGCCATCCAGCACGCGGCCGGCATGCTGAACAGCCGGGTGATCGTGGCCGTCAACAAGGATCCCGATGCCGCCATCTTCCAGTATGCCGCGTACGGTCTGGTGGGAGACCTGTTCAAGATCCTGCCGCTGCTTGATGCCGAGCTCAAGTCCGTCGTGGGATCGTGA
- a CDS encoding FAD-dependent oxidoreductase, with translation MDEKFDCIIVGGGIAGLSAAMTLARGGAKFLLIERGAFCGSKNVSGGVLWGTDLARLVPDYWEEEDAGFERFVNHRRLSFLDQTSAFSLDFKSTAFNAAPYGGVTVLRAVFDAWLAGKVQEAIDAGPHPDECILATDVLVEEVIMEEGRAVGIRAGGEAFHADCVILAEGVNNLLTRQIGLDAEYVPADYMAVGVKEVLKLDEKRLADRFQLDGRSGLTNEFVGAGTDGVEGGGFLYTNRDSLSVGLVVGMKDLREKKRTPYDLLNHFKAHPAVADMIRDAEPVEYSAHVVSTGDIRALPREVYADGVLIAGEAAHLLLNAGKAIQGMDYAMRSGMLAAETVLEARAAGDWSSAMMSNYRKALDASYIMQDMKSFQDAVHLLHGEQMFTDVPNLVCDFGRQFFSVTNDTTPKASAMLRAAIKRHSSYWDLVKLGLKAGRAL, from the coding sequence ATGGACGAGAAATTCGACTGCATCATTGTTGGAGGAGGTATTGCGGGCCTCAGCGCCGCCATGACCCTGGCTCGGGGCGGGGCCAAATTCCTGCTCATCGAGCGGGGGGCATTCTGTGGCTCAAAGAACGTATCCGGGGGCGTACTATGGGGGACGGACCTCGCACGGCTGGTCCCTGATTACTGGGAAGAGGAAGATGCCGGATTCGAGCGGTTCGTGAATCACCGCCGACTGTCCTTCCTTGACCAGACGTCGGCGTTCAGCCTGGATTTCAAGTCGACCGCCTTCAACGCCGCGCCCTATGGCGGGGTGACCGTCCTCCGTGCGGTGTTCGATGCGTGGCTCGCCGGCAAGGTCCAGGAGGCCATTGACGCCGGGCCGCATCCGGATGAGTGCATCCTGGCCACGGACGTATTGGTGGAGGAGGTGATCATGGAGGAGGGGAGAGCGGTGGGCATCCGGGCTGGCGGCGAAGCCTTCCATGCGGATTGTGTCATCCTGGCCGAAGGCGTCAACAACCTGTTGACACGGCAGATCGGGTTGGATGCGGAATACGTTCCGGCCGACTACATGGCCGTGGGGGTCAAGGAAGTATTGAAGCTGGACGAGAAGCGCTTGGCGGACCGGTTCCAGCTGGACGGGAGAAGCGGCCTCACGAACGAATTCGTGGGTGCCGGGACGGACGGCGTGGAAGGCGGGGGTTTCCTGTACACGAACAGGGATTCCCTGTCGGTCGGTTTGGTGGTCGGTATGAAGGATCTCCGGGAGAAGAAGCGTACGCCGTACGACCTCCTGAACCACTTCAAGGCGCATCCAGCGGTCGCCGACATGATCCGCGATGCCGAGCCTGTGGAATATTCAGCCCATGTGGTATCGACCGGCGACATCCGGGCGTTGCCCCGTGAGGTATACGCAGACGGCGTACTCATTGCTGGCGAAGCGGCGCATTTGCTCCTGAATGCCGGCAAGGCCATCCAGGGCATGGACTATGCCATGCGCAGCGGCATGCTGGCGGCGGAGACCGTGCTCGAGGCCCGTGCGGCCGGCGATTGGTCGAGTGCCATGATGTCCAATTACCGGAAAGCACTGGATGCCAGTTACATCATGCAGGACATGAAGTCGTTCCAGGACGCCGTGCACTTGCTGCACGGCGAACAGATGTTCACGGACGTTCCCAATCTGGTCTGTGATTTCGGGCGGCAGTTCTTCAGCGTGACCAATGACACGACACCGAAGGCTTCGGCCATGCTGCGGGCCGCCATCAAGCGGCATTCGTCCTATTGGGATCTCGTAAAACTCGGATTGAAAGCAGGGAGGGCGTTGTGA
- a CDS encoding 4Fe-4S binding protein → MSASNDANGKPKGTPAGLSVAQRLGLVAYRNQGRTEARAHIDVDTSICNTTCPHKCTTYVCPAKCYTLDEIGDVHFQFEDCIECGTCMYACDQGAVTWRYPDPEEGRGVDWVLG, encoded by the coding sequence ATGAGTGCTTCAAACGACGCGAACGGCAAGCCCAAGGGGACACCTGCCGGTCTGTCCGTAGCGCAACGGCTGGGTCTGGTGGCCTACCGGAACCAGGGACGGACGGAGGCGCGGGCCCACATCGATGTGGACACGTCCATCTGCAACACGACGTGTCCACACAAGTGCACGACCTATGTCTGCCCGGCCAAGTGTTACACGCTGGACGAAATCGGCGACGTGCACTTCCAGTTCGAGGACTGCATTGAGTGCGGCACGTGCATGTATGCCTGCGACCAGGGCGCGGTCACGTGGCGATACCCGGACCCGGAAGAGGGTCGCGGCGTGGACTGGGTACTCGGCTAG
- a CDS encoding ATP-dependent Clp protease ATP-binding subunit has product MEGNFSNRVRDVISYSREEAIRLGHDYIGTEHLLLGIIREGEGIAVKILRNLGCDLFKLKKSIEDTVRSTGGTLTVGNIPLTKQAEKVLKITYLEAKLYKSDVIGTEHLLLSLLRDDENLAAQILQQGFSITYDSVRAELDTIISGKPPSERSSSPSTGMVGSAKGPSGSRSQSPKERGKMEKSKTPVLDNFGRDLTTLAEEDKLDPVVGRESEIERVAQVLSRRKKNNPVLIGEPGVGKTAIAEGLAMRIIQRKVSRVLFDKRVVTLDLAALVAGTKYRGQFEERMKAVMNELEKSPDVILFIDELHTIVGAGGASGSLDASNMFKPALARGEIQCIGATTLDEYRQHIEKDGALDRRFQKIMVDPATPEETREILKNIKDRYEDHHNVLYSDEAIDLTVKLSERYITDRFLPDKAIDVLDEAGARVHLKNIKVPENILKLEKAIEDVREEKTRVVKSQKFEEAARLRDSEKKLQDELEEAKSQWEEKAESEVYDVTVDDISEVVAMMTGVPVDKISEPETRRLLHMEEELQGSVIGQEEAIKKLSKSIRRTRAGLKDPKRPIGSFIFLGPTGVGKTELAKRLTQYLFDSQDALIRIDMSEYMEKFSVSRLVGAPPGYVGYEEGGQLTEKVRRKPYSVVLLDEIEKAHPDVFNILLQVLDDGLLTDGLGRRVDFRNTIIIMTSNIGARDIKNLGKGIGFSQSEQDFNYQTMKSTVEDALKRVFNPEFLNRIDDVIVFHPLEKKHIHDIIELMAAELFGRAFEVGISVELEESAKAFLVEKGYDPKFGARPLRRAIQKYVEDPMAEAILGHDLGEDDTLVITYDEKKDTGELSFRKKATKKKKAAKAKAKDAEEADTPPDDDATPDAPKEETGADAKGN; this is encoded by the coding sequence ATGGAAGGAAATTTTTCAAATCGCGTTCGCGACGTCATCTCCTACAGTCGTGAGGAAGCCATCCGGCTGGGCCACGACTACATCGGAACCGAGCATCTGCTCCTCGGCATCATCCGCGAGGGCGAAGGCATAGCGGTTAAAATCCTCCGCAACCTGGGCTGTGATCTGTTCAAGCTCAAGAAGTCCATCGAGGATACGGTCCGCAGTACCGGGGGCACACTCACCGTCGGAAACATTCCGCTGACGAAGCAGGCCGAAAAGGTGCTCAAGATCACCTATCTCGAAGCCAAGCTCTACAAGAGCGATGTCATCGGGACCGAACACCTGCTGTTGAGCCTGCTCCGGGATGATGAGAACCTGGCTGCCCAGATCCTGCAGCAGGGCTTCTCGATCACCTATGACTCCGTACGCGCTGAATTGGATACCATTATTTCCGGCAAACCCCCATCGGAACGATCCAGCAGCCCGTCGACCGGAATGGTCGGTTCGGCCAAGGGCCCGAGCGGGAGCCGGAGCCAGAGTCCGAAAGAGCGAGGAAAAATGGAAAAGAGCAAAACCCCTGTTCTGGACAATTTCGGCCGGGACCTGACGACCCTCGCCGAAGAAGACAAGCTTGACCCGGTGGTCGGTCGGGAATCCGAAATAGAACGCGTAGCCCAGGTCCTTTCCCGCCGCAAGAAGAACAATCCGGTATTGATCGGCGAACCCGGTGTAGGCAAGACGGCCATTGCCGAAGGTTTGGCCATGCGCATCATCCAGCGCAAGGTCAGCCGGGTGCTGTTCGACAAGCGTGTCGTTACGCTCGACCTTGCCGCCCTCGTGGCCGGCACCAAGTACCGGGGCCAGTTCGAGGAGCGCATGAAGGCCGTCATGAACGAGCTCGAAAAGAGCCCGGATGTCATCCTGTTCATCGACGAGCTGCACACCATTGTGGGCGCCGGGGGCGCATCGGGTTCGCTCGACGCATCGAACATGTTCAAGCCGGCCCTCGCCCGGGGTGAAATCCAGTGCATTGGCGCGACCACCCTCGACGAGTATCGTCAGCATATCGAGAAGGACGGCGCACTCGACCGTCGTTTCCAGAAGATCATGGTCGACCCGGCGACGCCGGAGGAAACCCGCGAAATCCTCAAGAACATAAAGGACCGGTACGAGGACCATCACAATGTCCTGTACTCCGATGAGGCCATAGACCTGACGGTCAAATTGTCGGAGCGGTACATCACCGACCGATTCCTGCCCGACAAGGCCATTGATGTCCTGGACGAGGCCGGTGCCCGCGTCCACCTGAAGAACATCAAGGTACCCGAGAACATCCTGAAGCTCGAGAAGGCCATTGAAGACGTACGTGAGGAAAAAACGCGCGTCGTGAAGAGCCAGAAATTCGAGGAAGCCGCCCGGCTGCGGGATTCCGAGAAAAAGCTCCAGGACGAGCTCGAGGAAGCGAAGTCCCAGTGGGAAGAAAAGGCCGAGTCCGAGGTCTACGACGTCACCGTGGACGACATTTCAGAAGTCGTAGCCATGATGACCGGCGTGCCGGTCGACAAGATTTCCGAGCCCGAAACGCGTCGTCTGCTCCATATGGAGGAGGAACTGCAGGGCTCCGTGATTGGCCAGGAAGAGGCCATCAAGAAGCTTTCGAAGAGCATCCGGCGCACGCGCGCGGGACTCAAGGATCCGAAGCGTCCCATCGGATCGTTCATTTTCCTGGGTCCGACGGGCGTCGGCAAGACCGAGTTGGCCAAGCGCCTCACCCAGTACCTGTTCGACTCACAGGATGCGCTCATCCGCATTGACATGAGCGAGTACATGGAGAAGTTCTCCGTGTCCCGGTTGGTGGGTGCACCTCCCGGCTATGTGGGATACGAAGAGGGTGGCCAGCTGACCGAGAAGGTTCGTCGCAAGCCCTATTCGGTCGTATTGCTGGACGAGATCGAGAAGGCGCATCCGGACGTGTTCAACATCCTGCTGCAGGTCCTTGATGACGGCTTGTTGACCGACGGTCTGGGCCGGCGTGTGGATTTCCGGAACACCATCATCATCATGACCTCCAACATCGGTGCCCGGGACATCAAGAACCTCGGAAAGGGTATCGGTTTCTCGCAGTCCGAACAGGATTTCAATTACCAGACCATGAAGTCCACGGTCGAGGATGCGCTCAAGCGCGTCTTCAACCCGGAATTCCTGAACCGGATTGACGACGTCATCGTGTTCCATCCGCTCGAGAAGAAGCACATCCACGACATCATCGAACTGATGGCGGCCGAGCTCTTTGGCCGCGCGTTCGAAGTGGGTATTTCCGTGGAACTCGAGGAGTCGGCCAAGGCATTCCTCGTGGAAAAGGGCTACGATCCGAAGTTCGGCGCCCGTCCGCTCCGGCGTGCCATCCAGAAGTACGTGGAAGATCCGATGGCCGAGGCCATCCTGGGACACGACCTGGGCGAGGACGATACGCTTGTCATTACCTACGACGAGAAGAAAGACACCGGCGAACTGAGCTTCCGCAAGAAAGCGACCAAAAAGAAAAAGGCGGCGAAGGCCAAGGCAAAAGACGCGGAAGAAGCGGATACGCCGCCGGACGACGATGCTACGCCAGACGCACCAAAGGAAGAAACCGGAGCCGACGCGAAAGGCAATTAG
- a CDS encoding iron-sulfur cluster assembly accessory protein, producing MSTETLTAPIVLTERASTEIRTIMETKNIPEGYSLRVGVKGGGCSGMSYILGFDRMRDHDIEFEVDGIKVFMDKRHGLYLMGTRVDYQDGLSARGFTFDNPNASATCGCGSSFSA from the coding sequence ATGTCCACAGAAACGTTGACCGCGCCCATCGTCCTGACGGAACGTGCATCGACCGAAATCCGCACGATCATGGAGACCAAGAACATCCCGGAGGGCTACAGCCTCCGTGTGGGTGTCAAAGGGGGCGGCTGTTCGGGAATGAGCTATATCCTGGGCTTCGATCGCATGCGCGATCACGATATCGAATTCGAAGTCGACGGCATCAAGGTATTCATGGACAAACGACACGGCTTGTACCTCATGGGTACCCGGGTCGATTACCAGGACGGGCTGAGCGCCCGTGGATTCACGTTCGACAATCCCAACGCCTCCGCCACCTGCGGCTGCGGTTCCAGTTTCTCGGCCTGA